One Zingiber officinale cultivar Zhangliang chromosome 10B, Zo_v1.1, whole genome shotgun sequence genomic window, TTCCAAATTATGTTGAAGGTGACATTCATGATCTCTAATATGCTTTTAGAGCTTGGAATTTGTTTATTTCAAGTATGCTCACAGTCATGGTCACGTTAAGGAACTTATGCATAGTTAACTTCAAGGAATTTATGTTAATTTACATGGTTGTAAAGGCAATTATCTTTCCTTATGAAATGCTGGAAACTCATTTCATGGCAATTCATGAATTACCAAGTCACTTACCATTTCTTGCAAAACTCTAGTGTATTTTATACCTCCGAAAATTGAAAGTAACCATTTTCTTGCAAAACTACCTTCGGAAAttgcaagaaaatatttttcctaaatTACTTACCTTTTTTTATTATAGGGCATAATTTGTTTGAAGCCATGATGCTTTTTTTCTTCCTGCATTAGTAAATTGATGAGTGATATACTTTATTATCTTATTCTATCTTAGCTACCATGCCCATCGGCTAATGTATTATCTTTGGTTCATGACGTTCTTATTATTGAATTGGTATTTTGTCATCATTGCAAGTTGCAACACATGAAATCTTCCATTGCAATTTACACAGATTTGTCAAGAAATGTAGGAAAAAGAAGATTCTTCCATGGTTTGTTTGTCAGGTTACGTTTTTCATGGTTCTCTCTTTTTGTTGCTTAATCTTCTATGTTTTTGAGACAAGCAAAGAGTTTGTGTTGTGATTCCACTGTTGAAACTTTAGTAGCATAGGCATACTCCTCCCTTGCTTGTGCTTGCAAATTTATATGGATTTGGTAATAATTAACTTGGCAGTACTTTTGGAGATTGCTACTTTTACATAAGGATGATAAATTTCTAATAATTTGTAGGAATGGTAACCTCAAAATTTGGAAAGTGACATACCTTGACAACTTTTGAAGTACTGAAAGAACTTTTTTTCTTGGTTGAGCTCCATTTAAGTTCTCCCTTTCCTTGTTCAGTTAAAAGGCTTTTCCTCTTCTTATATTCTTgagttgttgatttttttttaaaaaaaaattgttgataGCCTGTTATTGGTTTTAGTATGTGCAATACTAATGTCCGGTTTAATATTGAAACTGCACAAGTATGTTTATCTTTATTGGCAGAATTGAATTGTTTCTTTATATATTCTTTATGTTGTGTAGTGCGCTTTACTGATTAATGTGTGttgttgttttttattttcatgacTGGCAGGATATCATTATATCTTTTTTTGTGAGCACGTTCAATGCATGGACAAATGACTTTTGGGGGATTAATGAAGTCAACCACATATTACCATCTGTTGGCTTTTTGTAAATGAACATATATAGTTGCCTTTTTTGGGGAATTCATGAAGCTAGGTATTAATTGATGACTTATGTATATTTTTAGATGCTAGTTGTTGggtttttgtaaaattcttaatCAAAATATAGTGTGGTATAACTTTTGCAATACAATGATCATATTTTGAATAATATATTTGTACAAATGTGTTTGATTGGATAGTAAAATTACAATATCAATAATATATTGGTGAAAAAACAAGTGTTACTATTAATGGGTAAAAGTGctacattttaaaaataaaacacaaatctAAATGTTGCATATGTATCAATAAGTGATGCGTATAAGAGgtgaaaattttaacaaaaagtgATGCATTTGCTGAAGAAAGTGTTGTATTATTGGGTTAAAATAattgtaaaaagtgttgcaattgctTAAGAGTAACAAAGAAAAAGTGTTGTCGTTGGAAGAAAAAAGTGTTGCATATAGACAAGCATTGCCTTTGATATATATCCCGACGGTTTAAGAAAGTGTTGCATAAAATGACAAAAGCGTTGCATTATATCTAACATGACAGGACTTGATAAGATAGAATGAAAAACATTACCTTAAGTATAATGCAACATTTATATGGTTAAAAACAACACTTTAGTGGTGATATCTTAGCCTCAATTTGTAGTAGTAATCTAGGCAAAAGTGAGCTCTAGAGGTGGGAAATCGGGGGGTGGTGAGGTGTAGTAGAGAGGAGAAGATTTTTGGGAGAGGGGGAGATGAAATAGGGTTTCTTGGAAGAGGGGGTGGCGTGCACGGGTTGAGccacgaccgtgtcttatagacacggacGGGTGAAACGGGACGTTGCATGGGCGTGCAAGGGTGCACGACCTCCTTCTTTCCTCCTCTTCTCTATATGAGCCGCACGggcgtgccagttggcacggccaGGATCTTTCTCCTCTCTGGCAGGGCTGCATGATCGTGCCAATTGGCGCGGCCAGTGCCTCTCCCTTCTCTACACaagtcacacggccatgcagaGTTGCACGACCCATGGCTTTAGTCTCCACGTAGGCTCCACATGGCTCAAAGTGGTTCGTTCTTCGTCATTTCGACTCCTCCATCGCCTCCACACCCATGAAAAGCGCTCATGACCAGCTCGTGGAGGCTATACACATCCTGAAAATGAAATACCCAAAATAAAATACTAGACTAAAACTCACTAGAGAAATAGGACAACAAAAAGGAATGACGAACTGGGAAAAAGAACGAAAAAAAACacttgggttacctcccaagaagTGTTTGTTTTAGGTCCTTAGCTCGACCCTGTTTCCGTTAATGCGGACTAAACCCGTGGAAGGATGGCTCCCCACCTAGGGTTAATGCTCTAGCCTGTGCCTTCAGTTTCACTTGTGCAGGACAAATGTATTTCATGTTGTTTGCTGGAGGAGAATTCTCATGGGAATTGCACTCCTCAACTTTGTGCATGTTGATCTTGATAGAATGTCCCTGAGGGGAGGAGTTACAGATGGAGGAATCTGATAAATCGAACTCGATCTTTTTTTTACCGATCTCTAAGGATAGCTTGTGACCTTTTACATCGATGATGGCTCCGGCTGTGGCAAGGAATGTTCTTCCAAGGATGATTGTTATCTTAGGGTCTTCCTCCATGTCTAAAATAATGAAATCTGTGGGAACTATACACCCACCCACTTCAACTCGCACGTCTTCCACTACTCCCATCggatatctacatgaatggtccgCTAATTGAAGTGTCATAGTGGTCAATTTTATGTTCTGGAGGCCCAGCTTCTTGCACAAGGAGTACGGAAGCAAGCTGACACTAGCCCCCAAGTCGTAGAAGGCTCTTGGTATGAGTTCAGGACCAATTTTGCACGGTATGGAGAAATTTCCTGGGTCCTGAAGCTTCGGTGGAGGATTCGCCATAAGGAGGGCGCTGCAATTCTCTATTAGTGCTACAGTCTCGAAGTCGCCCTTCTACCTTCTGCTAGATAATATTCCCTTCAAAAACTTCACGAACTTCGGTATTTGGTGCAGTGCACTATCAGTGGTACTCCTATGCAGATTTCTTTGATCTTCTTTAGAAACTAGTTGAACTCTTCGTCTTTCTGGGATGTTATAAGCTTCTGAGGAAAAGGGATCGCTTGATTTTGTGGGGCAGCTTGAAAAGTTTCTTCAACCTTCTTAGTAGCCTCTTCTCCATCCCTGTTTTGAGTCTGATTGGGTAGCAGGAGAGAGGACTCTTTCTCCACatcaagctccttctgagtggTGATTTGAGGATCTCCCATAGTACGTCCGCTCCTCAGTTCAATGCGATTGCAATGTTCTACTGGATTTAAATCTGGTTTCCCTGGGAATGTGCCCTGTGCTCTCGAGACAGACTGAGCTATCTGAGCTATCTGGATGTCTTGCATTTTTTGATGTTTTATAGAGTTTTCCAACCTCTAAGTCAGTTTTTTGATCCCGTTTCTCATCTCCTTTTGCTCTGAGAGAACTTCCTCAAGAATCTTTTCAATCCTGGACAGTTTTGagggttgttgttgttgataggTCTATTACCCAGATTGATGGCTTTGTTGTCCAGGCTGATAATTCTGATGTGTTGGTCCTTGATCCTAATTATTTTAGTATGAGAAATTGGGGTGATTCCCCCATCCATGGTTGTATGTATTGGAGTACGGATTATTTTACCTCTAATTGTAGCTGGTTATTGCATTACACTGCTCAAGTTGGTTCATCTGTGCTTGTATTGGTCCAAAAGGGCAAGTGTCTTGAGAATGATCCGTACCTCCACAAGTGTCCCAAACACATGCTATTGCATTAGTTGTGTGGCCTCCCATTGCATCAAATTTCTTGGTCAGAGCGTCTAGCTTCGCAGACATCAGTGTAACTGCATCTATGTCGAATTTCCCTGACGCTTTAACTGGATTCCCTGTAAAAGAGCCGCAGGATCTTTCAGATGCCCATTGATGGTGGTTCTGCGCCACATTTTCTATGATCTCTTCGGTTTCATCGAGACTTTTGTTCATCATTGCTCCTCCTACTGCAGAATCAAGAGATACCTTCATGTGGTAATTTATcccattgtagaaggtgtgtaggaccaaccatttttcaaggccatgatgggggcactgtctcagcatattcttgaatctgtcCTAagtttcaaataatgattctgagtctatTTGTTTGAAGTTGGCGATCAGGTTCCTCATGTGAGCAGTTTTGCTGGGTGGGTAGAACTTATCCAGAAACTTCTGCTCAGACTGCTCCCAGGATGATATGCTGTTTGCTGGAAGTGAGTTCAGCCATTGCTTGGCTCTATCCTTCAAAGAAAACCCGAAGAGAAGTAGTCTGACTGATTATGGAGGAACCCCATTTACATTCATAGTGTCACAGATCTTATAGAACAACTCTAGGTGGTGGTTTGGGTCCTCATGTGGTCCTCCTCCGAATTGATTTTGCTGGACCAAATGGATTACTGCGGGCTTGATTTCAAAGTTGTTGGCTTCAATTGGTGGTCGGGTGATACTAGATTGAACCCCTCGCGCATACGGTGTCGCGTAATCTTTCAGCAATTTGTCGGCCATTTCTGAGGATTCTTCCGCTGCTTGGAATGCCTTCTGTAGATTTCTTCTCCTCCGAAATGTCTTGTCAATCTTTGGATCAAAGGGTAGTAGCTTTTCTGAAAGGTTAGCTCTACGCATGCAATAATAAGATATGACATATGATAGCGGaatagaaaataacaaaagagaaaaaatgaatgcaaaaactaagaaaggaagAGAAAGGGAAAGCCTAGTCTAATCCCATATGATTTTACTAATGTTATCAACGCAGTCCCCAGCAAcgacaccaaaaacttgttacgcaactGCAAGTGCACGAttttgtcgtcagtaataaaaatatcgatcccacagggactggttataagcactagaaatCGATCACTAAGGGTTAGCTAGACCATCAATGGTTGTGAATAATCTAGGAAAGAAAGGTCGGGGAGAAAAGTCGAGAGCTGGTAAGTCGAAGTGTCTTGGTTATGAGGAGCTCTAGGAGGtcagtttcattgtggtggtattgatgtgtcacgCTCTATCCTACACTCGCTGTCCTTTATCATGCAATTACCGGAAGCTAAAGCGGCTATCCTAAGTACCGGAGTAAAAAAAGACCCTAAGAAGTCTTGTCACAGTTtaccctgtcactagggcacctcggtaaaTCTTGAGGACACGACTCTAACCGGTAAGTTAGGGATAGCGGTTAATGATTAAGTTTGGTCTCTTGCTTCCTTGAGGAGAATTTGTCTCTCccttcaaggaagtaccctaaacgtccgtgaacgggttacccctgtcactagagcccctcgggtgtacgatctaggaaTAATCCCTCTACGAGGTTAACAAGTTCTACGCAATCAAGTAATTGAAACAAAGCATAAAAGATCATCCAACAAGTGCAAGTACAATATGAGTTTCACATCAAACCGAACCACaattactccctaatcctagaacaaaggatctacttCATAAGTGTCAGAGAAATACCCAAAGGCATAGCGTATACAAACATACAACTTTTAGATACGGAGAAAGAAGGAGAGAATATGCTTATCCTATGTCGATGAGTGGCCTTCGGGTCCAATCCTCTGCTTCCCTTATATAGGCTAGGGTTGGCtgggccacacgaccgtgcagggatTGCACGGTCGTTTTCATTTCATCCTCTGATGGCGTTGCACGgccatgcagggttgcacggtcgtgtggtgtctAGCCTCGGTCCCTATTGCACGGTCATGCAAGGGTGCACGGCCGGGCACTTCCTGGTCTCGGTCTTAGGGTGGCaggaccgtgcagggttgcacgaccgtgtgttgaACTGCCTCGGTCTCGGTTGCATGGCCGTGCAGGGGATTGCATGGCCATCCACTGCTCCCCCTCTATCtgatcacacggtcgtgccaagagtgcacgaccgtgttcttCGACTTGTTTCGGTGCGTTGGTAATCGTCGTTTGTGCTCCGAAAGTTgttcctgtcaacacaaaaccaaacaaagagtagatatccgaacaaaagaatatatataatgaatagaAGATGAAAGAGGCAATTATGCAACgagtatatataaataaattacgTGAACGTGCGCTAAAGTgtgcgtaaatgatcataatatatGCACACATCACCTTCAACCCTCTTTAAAAGGGCTACTCGACCAAGGCTTCAATGCAACTTATTCACAACTCTTCTACAAGCCTTTGCGTGATCATTCGACAATCCAACTGCTCTAACTTTGTCCTGCTGCTCTGCTACGACGCTTCTGTGCTCGACTACTGCTAAGAAGTTGTCTAACACCAAGCTCGATTCGACAATCTATAAGTGTTGGGCAACAAAGTTTTCTTTGTGTATTTAATCActgcataaaggaaagtgtagcttgttacctTCTCCTATCTTTActattgtactcgattctctctttcggTAGTTTCAGAAGAAGATTATAGTAGATTACCTATCGATATGGTCCGACGGAtcatgagtcttggagtaggagtcgctgaaggctccgaactaagtaaccgACTGAGTTTTCTATTTCGCCGTCATACTTAGTGTTTTTGCTATGTACTTGTTTTCAAAActgaaaaatagaatttttaaaatcatgtgatttATCCcctctccccccccccctctcacgtgctcaGCAATCCtatactctattatctctaattttGACCACACCCTTCGTTAAATCCACTTGCAGCACCATGCGTCGCTGTCATCAAATCCCTCCTCTCTCCTTCCTCATCTTCAAGCCCTAAAGCAAAGAAACGCAAGGATGTCGTTGTTCGCCAGCGCAATCTCAATCTTATCCTCTATGAACACTACCGTTGTTGATCCCAGCAGCAACGTCGTCACTCTCAACGTTGCTGACTAGATCTTCTAGACCACCACATAAACAAGGGCAGATCCTCTAGACCGCTTTTTGCGGTCCAGGGGATGGCTCCTAAACATGTATTGGTGGAATATATGGTCCCCACTTATAAAATAGGTGGGGACCATTCATCTCCACTAATGCATTATTAGAGACCATCCTTGGTTCGCAAAAAGTGGTCCAGAGGATCCAGGCTCCGCATAGACCCTCTCGTTGGCTCTGGTTCACTCCTCTCCTCGTTTGCCTCCTCGGCCTAAGGTAGCATTGCTTCTTCCATCCCTTTCATTGACCATGACCCAGAGCTCTTCGCCTGCCGCATCTCCCTCCTCTACATGGTCGCCTTCCCTCTTATTATATAAGGTTGCTCACTTTCGACCCCCATGCGCATGGTTGAGGGCAATGTAGGACAAGGATGGATAGAAGAGTTCTGTCCATTTTTGAATGGATAAAATTTTAATCACAAATAGATCAACGGATGAATTTATAAATCTATCCGTCTGTTATTttagataaaataaataatataaaagaaataaaattaatcCACTTACACGAAGGAAACAGTCGAAATGTTTAGTTTCTGAATCTATCCTCCGAAATAAATAGGATAAATCCTACACATTGATAATTTATATAAAAgtattttagataaaaaaattgTAGATGAAGtacttattttaatatatatttttttaaaaaaaacattcttTAATGATGTAGATAATTAAACAGCAATCCTTTTAAATTTCTACCATCATAGTTTGTTTTTAATGAAATCATGATGAAATAAGCTAAACATTCCCCTAATTCCTCACCCTTGGCCTTCCTGATTGATTATTAATAAGTTGATTTTTCTATTCAACTTTGGTATTGCCAGCCACAACCAACCAGGTGAAGCGGTCCAGTGGGTGGGCAAGCTGTACCCAACTGATTCTTTCTCCTAAAagccaagaaaaacaaaaataaaaaataaataaaaactccaAAAGTAAACCGCTCCCTCACGTTAGTCCCCCTCAAATATACCCACATAATCGATGCGGGTGCTCAATCAAACAAAGTGTTCGAACAACTTGCTATCGGGAAAAATATAAATGATCCGTCACCCACATCTTTAACCGATGGGAATGGGGGGTATGTTGGAGGGTAATTTGTCTACGGGATTTCAGGATTAGACGCGACTCTGTTTCTTCTGGTCGTAGGTGGCGTCCCCGTCGTACATGTTGCCCTATTTTAATTCGCCTTCCAACTGTGCGCCAACCATGTTTTGGACGACTACCGCTGCTTTGCTTTTAATTGTCGATAAAATTTTCAACCTGTTAAAAATTGATCATTCCACTTTTTAAATGTTTGTTAAGACTTACAACCTTCgattatttgttttttttccccgTTTGCGTCAGTTTTGTCGCTTTGTTTAATCGTCTTCGCGCTGTGTCCGCTCTCTCCCGCGAATCTCTCCGCCTCTTCCCATCTATTTTATCGATATGCCGTTGGAATCTGCGCCTCACTTCCCCCGTTTTGCGCCCCACAGCCGCAGAGGGATCCGGCTGCCGCCGACTCAATGGCCTCACCACTGGGCCTGGGCGCCACGGCGGAGGCAATGCTGGTCCTCGTCAGGGAAATAGCCACCATGGGTGCCGACCTCGCCTCCGCCGCTTCTCCTGGCTCCCTTGGCGCCGACTGCCTCCGACTCTCCCGGAAGATCTCGCTTCTCTGCCACTTCTTCGAGGAGATCCGGGACTTTGCCGTCCGATCCGGCGACGCAGCCCAGCTGCCGCCCGCTTCCTATGAGGCCTCTTCCTCAGCGCCGCGGCAGCTGGACTCATTTTCGTGCTTGGCTGATCTCTTAATGGCCCTCGAGGCGGCTAAAAGGTGTCTTCTGATCTGGCAGCGAGCGAAGCATGACAGTGCCTCCTTTGTTAGTCCTTCCTACCTCTATTGATTCTTTTAGTAAGCCAATATTAACATGTAGGTTAATCTGTGAAGTAATGGATAAACTTAATGTGTCCGGCTTTGATATATCATCACTACAACCATACTCTTTTTTCTATGTTATTGTGATTTAGTAGGAAATTTACATAAAATCCCACTGAATTAGAGGATGCATAGCTTGCTTAACGAGAACGTTTTTTTTATAAAGTTGATCATCACAGGGTACGTACATTATTGTAAGCATCAGTCTTCTAATATCTATCTATCATCAATTGCAACATAATGACACAAACTTTCATATTTTTCCTTCTTGATAACACCAATCTTACAATATTCTGACCACTTTCATCAACAAATGCAGTTTTGTCTTATGAGGCAAACTGTGCATCAATTGATAAAGAATTAGAGGGAAGCATTTTGTCCTCCAAAGATCAAATTACTTCATGAATTGCTCTCAAATATCAAGAGATATATCAAAGTTGACCCAAATTGTGTTGTATATGAAATAATTGACAAATTCAcataattatttttcttaatcGCTCAAGCATTTGATGACACAACCACCTACCATGCTAGAAACACAAGCACACATTTCTCTAGGTTAGGGTGATTGATGTAACAACCACAACTTCAAATAATATGCCAAAATCCCATGTTTTTTGATTAGAAAGCGCCACAAGTTTCTAGTTGAATATTTTATCTGTCTATTGCCCACACTCATTCATATTGGAGCTGAGAGACTTGCTTGATGCACTATGCAGTTTGATGCACAACACAGTATTTTAGGGATGAAACTCCTTAATGGGCTTGTTGGGGTGCAAGGGAATCATACCATTGGTGGGATATGCTCCTGAATCCCAAACAACTTCAACTTTAATTGACTCAAGCATATCTATGTTTACCTACCAGGTGTTCATGCATCCTGATTTGGTGCCAAGTCATTCCTATAAGATGCTAGTCTGACTGTCCTGGTGCTGTGCTGAACCTAACAGGCTTACCATCCTATGAGATGATTATCTGACCTTATTTGATGCTAACTGAACTGAGATGGTGCTATGATGACACTTTCCATCAAATCAAATGTTCAGTTGACTGAATTGGTGTTGTTTCAAATTTCCATTTTCTCTATGGAATCAAATTGGCGTTCTCTATAGAAGTTTCAGACAGATCTCATATATAGCATATGACTTGTTAATTTCAGTATCTGATATGTGTCAACCCTAGGTTCCTTAGTCTATAAAAAGAGAGATAAAATCATGTTGTGATTAATTGTAGAAAAGCTATGTTGTTATGTAAATTTTCTGTTCATAATAAGAAGTATTTCAATAGAAAAGCTTGCCAAACCCAACAAAAATTCAGTGTTCCTCACTTATTCATTCTTATTATCTTTATtgcttttttctttaatttttttttccttcttcgtgTTCTCTACATTTCTCACTTCCATATCATTGTGTTTCCAACAAGCAATTATAAAGAAGTATCACATGCCATGCACTTGCCTCCGTTCCTTTCTCCACACGTCCCCATGCAATTATACTCACCTTTTCATTCTGTAACAGAATCTATATATTTTAAATCTCAGAGTGGCATTCTCCTCTTATATTTCCTGAATATTTCTGTCTGGATTTTTTtcagaaaattatttcaaattgcAGTATTCTCTCTGTAGTATTATTATGGAATGTCAAGGTTTATTCATCCAGCTGATTGGACAGCAAGTTTCATTTACTGATCTTCGGATTCTCATGAATAGGAATTCTTGCATCAACCTTCTTGAATATTGTCAGTAATTAACACCCTCTATTATTACAATTTTATAGAATCATACATAGATCATTAACTTTGAGATTTCCTTTGTGTATTTCTTTTATGTTACACAGAGAACTATACTTAAAATATACAGATGAACTTTAGCAAAGATAAAAAATTATGTTATCTACCTATTTTTATATGTATCTTTGATGTGATTACGTTTTCTCTAAACTTTATCTAGTATCATGTGTTCTTAGTAAGTGTTGGTCCTACCAAAAGACAACCATTGGGATCGTATAAGGTAGATGCTCAAAATTTTCACTTTTTAATCTCCCTGCGCACTGCTAGaattatttgaaataaaagatGTTTTTGAAAAGGTATTCAAAACATGGAGAAGAACGAAGAAAGAAAGAGAGCTCCAGGAGCTCTTAAGATTTTCATGGGGAACTTTCTTTATATTTAGAATTTGGAGGGGATTGAGACGCTTAAATAT contains:
- the LOC122029134 gene encoding uncharacterized protein LOC122029134, which codes for MANPPPKLQDPGNFSIPCKIGPELIPRAFYDLGASVSLLPYSLCKKLGLQNIKLTTMTLQLADHSCRYPMGVVEDVRVEVGGCIVPTDFIILDMEEDPKITIILGRTFLATAGAIIDVKGHKLSLEIGKKKIEFDLSDSSICNSSPQGHSIKINMHKVEECNSHENSPPANNMKYICPAQVKLKAQARALTLGGEPSFHGFSPH